One window from the genome of Cyclobacterium amurskyense encodes:
- a CDS encoding FG-GAP repeat domain-containing protein, producing MSIVRYILVFSFIVLGQACNRSDHQNQNKDKASPKIEQKKEVLQNPLDKPANVLAKTYCAGCHLYPEPNQLDKKTWETILPRMGHFFGIYDSDTTRLGLLEGGRAGVIVERANVFPKSPTIDTLIFNKIKAFYLEQAPEQLPNCPIKEIKKNLDYFKLHKPASKTKNPMHLMVSIIGPNQWYISDAGRSTFSIMDNKFKVQKTASSPEGTVWVHQGKEYSYALVIGTFNPTDMDLGFVMRLPNTPGQVTKIMAKDLQRPVHMDMGDLDGDGLEDMVIAEYGKNTGSLGWWKQGPSGNLQKFVLRNKPGATKAYIRDLNKNGKKDIVALFGQGDEGIFIYHNQGNGKFAEEPVLRFPPTYGSSYFELFDFNEDGFDDIIYTAGDNADYDPISKPYHGIRIFMNDGSNHFKESFFYPLNGAYKAIPSDFDQDGDIDIAAISFFPDYEKSPEESFVYLENKGEMNFEAQTFAGSTDGRWMAMDAGDMDGDGDLDILLGSMIFGTDHTRYFEKWSDGTLPFAWLENTSTK from the coding sequence ATGTCTATAGTGCGTTACATCCTTGTTTTTAGTTTTATCGTGTTAGGACAGGCCTGTAATAGGAGCGACCATCAAAATCAAAACAAGGACAAAGCCTCTCCCAAAATTGAGCAGAAAAAAGAGGTGTTACAAAACCCATTAGATAAGCCGGCAAATGTTTTGGCCAAGACTTATTGTGCGGGCTGCCATTTGTATCCCGAACCGAATCAGCTGGATAAAAAGACATGGGAAACCATACTTCCTAGAATGGGTCATTTTTTTGGTATTTATGACTCGGACACAACCAGGTTAGGACTATTAGAAGGTGGTCGGGCAGGAGTAATTGTAGAGCGTGCAAATGTTTTTCCAAAAAGCCCTACCATAGATACTTTGATTTTCAATAAAATTAAAGCCTTTTACCTGGAACAGGCACCTGAGCAACTTCCCAATTGTCCTATTAAGGAAATTAAAAAAAACCTGGATTATTTTAAGCTGCATAAGCCTGCTAGTAAAACAAAGAACCCCATGCACTTGATGGTTAGTATAATTGGGCCTAACCAATGGTACATCAGTGATGCAGGAAGGTCTACTTTTTCGATTATGGACAATAAGTTTAAGGTTCAGAAAACAGCCTCTAGTCCTGAAGGTACGGTATGGGTACATCAAGGTAAGGAATATTCTTATGCGCTGGTTATAGGCACATTTAACCCAACAGATATGGACCTTGGATTTGTCATGCGCCTGCCCAATACTCCTGGTCAGGTAACAAAAATCATGGCCAAAGACTTACAAAGACCTGTACATATGGACATGGGAGACCTTGATGGGGATGGATTGGAAGACATGGTCATCGCTGAATATGGGAAAAATACAGGAAGCCTTGGATGGTGGAAACAAGGTCCTTCAGGAAACCTTCAGAAATTTGTGTTAAGAAACAAACCCGGGGCAACCAAAGCCTATATCCGTGACCTAAATAAAAATGGTAAAAAGGACATCGTTGCGCTTTTTGGACAAGGAGATGAGGGTATTTTTATTTATCACAACCAGGGAAATGGTAAATTTGCAGAAGAGCCTGTATTGAGGTTCCCTCCTACCTATGGATCAAGCTATTTTGAACTGTTTGATTTTAATGAGGACGGTTTCGATGATATTATTTATACTGCCGGGGACAATGCAGATTATGATCCTATCAGTAAGCCTTATCATGGCATTAGGATATTTATGAATGATGGTAGCAACCATTTTAAAGAATCCTTTTTTTATCCCCTTAATGGGGCTTACAAGGCTATTCCATCAGATTTTGATCAAGATGGAGACATAGATATCGCTGCAATAAGCTTTTTCCCAGACTATGAAAAAAGTCCAGAGGAGAGTTTTGTTTATTTAGAAAATAAGGGAGAAATGAATTTTGAGGCCCAAACCTTTGCCGGAAGTACCGATGGGAGATGGATGGCCATGGATGCAGGAGATATGGATGGTGATGGAGACCTTGATATTTTGCTGGGCTCAATGATTTTCGGCACAGATCATACACGGTATTTCGAAAAATGGTCAGATGGAACCCTTCCCTTTGCCTGGCTTGAAAATACGAGCACGAAATAG
- a CDS encoding response regulator has product MNNSDTSIRGTSLEGKQFLIVDDDPIIRMVMGSMFKKWHNTFVEMAVDGEQALEKLQQGYFDLIIMDLQMPVLNGYQTAKAIRGGVCGEFYKKIPIIAVTADLSEVAKSQTLLMDNVLTKPFNNDSLQTAIRNCLFSEPNMSRKMG; this is encoded by the coding sequence ATGAACAACAGCGATACTAGCATCCGGGGTACAAGCCTGGAAGGTAAACAATTTTTAATTGTAGACGATGATCCCATAATTAGAATGGTAATGGGATCAATGTTTAAAAAATGGCATAATACATTTGTAGAAATGGCCGTTGATGGAGAGCAGGCACTGGAGAAATTACAGCAAGGCTATTTCGACCTTATCATTATGGATTTACAGATGCCAGTTTTAAATGGTTATCAAACAGCCAAAGCAATTCGTGGAGGAGTTTGTGGTGAATTTTACAAAAAGATCCCCATTATTGCTGTTACGGCTGACCTTTCTGAGGTTGCCAAATCACAAACCCTTTTGATGGACAATGTTTTGACAAAGCCATTTAACAATGACTCCCTGCAAACGGCGATTCGGAATTGTCTTTTTTCCGAACCAAATATGAGCAGGAAGATGGGTTAA
- a CDS encoding 4'-phosphopantetheinyl transferase family protein — MNLATINCEQIPSPIWSPGTCSKLHSKEVHLWRIRLNLPLVELSHLEKKLTAKEKMKASKYLHERDRNSFIIGQACTKMLVAQYLNIEASQVIFQIGMNGKPYIPIHHKLHFNLSHSGEWVFIAFGSQELGIDLEKIAGNFITDSLLEQCFHSNELKVIKDSYDPIAEFYKFWTRKEAFLKATGIGIVETLNQFTCLDQYQEFMFPSLSNKTNWQLRSFFMDQSYAVSICTSPLPNRVRFFDYESEIDLT, encoded by the coding sequence ATGAATCTGGCAACCATAAATTGTGAACAAATTCCTTCCCCAATTTGGAGCCCAGGCACATGCTCTAAGCTTCATAGCAAGGAAGTTCACTTATGGCGAATAAGACTTAACCTCCCTCTAGTCGAACTGTCACATTTAGAAAAAAAACTGACAGCTAAAGAAAAAATGAAGGCATCAAAGTATTTACATGAAAGGGATAGAAATAGTTTTATTATTGGACAGGCCTGCACAAAAATGCTAGTTGCACAATATTTAAATATTGAGGCCTCTCAGGTTATTTTCCAAATTGGCATGAATGGTAAACCCTATATTCCCATTCATCATAAGCTACATTTCAACCTTAGCCATTCTGGAGAATGGGTTTTTATTGCATTTGGTTCTCAGGAATTAGGGATTGATTTGGAGAAAATAGCAGGAAATTTCATTACTGACTCCCTATTGGAACAATGTTTTCACAGCAATGAACTTAAAGTAATTAAGGATTCCTATGACCCAATTGCCGAATTCTATAAATTTTGGACAAGAAAAGAAGCTTTTTTAAAAGCAACAGGCATAGGCATAGTCGAAACCCTAAACCAATTCACTTGCTTAGACCAGTACCAAGAATTTATGTTCCCCTCCCTTTCCAACAAAACCAATTGGCAGCTCAGAAGCTTTTTTATGGATCAATCCTATGCAGTGAGTATTTGTACTTCTCCCCTTCCCAATAGGGTGCGCTTTTTTGACTATGAATCAGAGATCGATCTAACCTAA
- a CDS encoding BlaI/MecI/CopY family transcriptional regulator codes for MEALTNNEEQVMQIIWELKKALVRDVLNQFPEPKPPYTTLASVIKQLENKGYLDHKTYGNTHEYFPIISKKAYQHSSFNLLVKNYFEGSAKNVLSFMVKEDKLSDKDIQDLEKMVENLKKKSS; via the coding sequence ATGGAAGCATTAACGAACAACGAGGAACAGGTGATGCAAATCATTTGGGAACTGAAAAAAGCACTTGTCAGAGATGTTTTGAATCAATTCCCTGAACCGAAACCTCCTTATACGACCCTAGCCTCAGTGATCAAGCAACTGGAGAACAAAGGCTACCTGGACCATAAGACCTATGGCAATACCCATGAGTATTTTCCAATAATAAGTAAAAAGGCTTATCAGCACAGCAGCTTTAACCTTCTAGTGAAAAACTACTTTGAAGGTTCTGCCAAAAATGTTTTGTCATTTATGGTAAAAGAGGACAAACTATCGGATAAAGATATTCAGGACTTAGAAAAAATGGTAGAGAACCTTAAAAAGAAATCATCATGA
- a CDS encoding M56 family metallopeptidase: MTNLINYLWEGSICLTLLWVFYKVCLERNTFFAWNRTFLLCSLLVALVFPALNFAGINGINLPNETISIQLPTFELNSSNQFQNSFKAFSISNLIVGVYFIGVILVLGQFLLGLVSIMVQTKKAKTTYKGKYLLLEHPTFEPSSFFHFIFLPEGALQSQQNVDWVIAHETTHADYKHSWDRLLLQVVKVVFWFYPIYSKYEKALEVLHEYQVDEKMTKSYPLEEYARLLLNLTKTKNTGLLVHNFNQFQIKKRLTMMTQPKSKWTARSIYALALPVFICLFALVSCEQKDEIIEVAMTANEANTKNLLPNEIFDIVEVMPVPPQGMEGWNNYLSQNLKYPQSARDKKIEGTVYLEFIVNEEGRIINPSVIKSIDPDLDAEALRVIKNSPDWTPGIQRGHNVNVKLKLPIRFKLE; encoded by the coding sequence ATGACAAACCTTATCAATTACTTGTGGGAAGGCAGCATATGTTTAACATTACTTTGGGTATTTTACAAAGTTTGCCTCGAAAGAAACACCTTTTTTGCATGGAATAGGACATTTCTACTCTGCTCACTGCTTGTAGCTTTGGTTTTTCCTGCATTAAACTTTGCGGGAATCAATGGTATAAATTTGCCCAATGAAACCATTTCTATACAATTGCCAACATTTGAATTGAATAGTTCAAATCAGTTTCAAAACTCCTTTAAAGCCTTTTCAATAAGCAATTTGATAGTTGGTGTTTACTTTATAGGAGTAATATTGGTCCTTGGCCAATTTCTTTTAGGCTTGGTTTCTATAATGGTTCAAACCAAAAAAGCCAAAACTACTTATAAAGGAAAATACCTCCTTTTAGAGCACCCTACTTTTGAGCCCTCTTCATTTTTCCACTTTATCTTCTTACCTGAAGGCGCACTTCAGTCCCAACAGAATGTCGATTGGGTCATTGCCCATGAGACCACACATGCAGACTACAAGCATAGCTGGGACAGGTTGTTGCTACAGGTAGTAAAGGTAGTTTTCTGGTTTTACCCTATATATAGCAAGTATGAAAAGGCCCTGGAGGTATTGCATGAATACCAGGTGGATGAAAAGATGACAAAGTCCTATCCTTTAGAAGAATACGCAAGGCTTTTACTCAACCTTACAAAGACAAAAAATACAGGTTTACTAGTACATAATTTCAATCAATTTCAAATCAAAAAAAGACTTACAATGATGACACAACCCAAATCAAAATGGACCGCACGAAGTATATATGCTTTGGCATTACCAGTATTTATATGCCTGTTTGCCTTGGTTTCATGCGAGCAAAAGGATGAAATAATAGAAGTAGCAATGACAGCAAATGAAGCAAATACCAAGAATTTGCTTCCAAATGAAATATTTGATATTGTTGAGGTTATGCCTGTTCCTCCACAGGGTATGGAAGGCTGGAACAATTATTTAAGCCAAAACCTTAAATACCCCCAGTCCGCTAGAGATAAAAAAATAGAAGGAACGGTTTACTTGGAGTTCATAGTCAACGAAGAAGGAAGAATAATAAATCCATCCGTAATTAAAAGTATCGATCCAGACTTGGATGCGGAAGCTCTTAGGGTAATTAAAAATTCACCCGATTGGACTCCCGGAATCCAAAGAGGACATAATGTAAATGTGAAATTGAAACTTCCTATAAGGTTTAAACTGGAGTAA
- a CDS encoding alpha/beta fold hydrolase, which produces MTGRFYYRGLGFFLNTMNSVAPSLSGKLGFKFFCSPSRRKITKSQYKFLRTGEESDIMFKGKLIRHYRWGNGPKKILFIHGWQSFSYRWQQYIELLSKKPEYTLLAFDAPAHGQSEGKHFTVPDHASLINKLLNEYGSVHAIVSHSIGSFSFFYAQAKHQLPTINKVIALSTPGSATEFIGFYKKSLKLKPATVKSITEEFQNVAEEDLEKVSLPYLAKSLSIPGLIVHDQKDALTDFSNARLLHQHWPQAELMTTTGLGHRLRSLDVVNAVGEFID; this is translated from the coding sequence ATGACCGGAAGATTTTACTATCGGGGTTTGGGATTTTTCCTGAATACCATGAATAGTGTTGCGCCATCTCTAAGTGGTAAATTAGGCTTTAAGTTTTTTTGTTCACCCTCACGTCGCAAGATCACGAAGTCTCAATACAAGTTTCTTCGTACTGGGGAAGAATCAGATATTATGTTCAAAGGGAAATTAATCCGTCACTATCGATGGGGGAATGGGCCAAAGAAAATTTTATTTATTCATGGATGGCAAAGCTTTTCCTACAGATGGCAACAATATATTGAATTACTTTCTAAAAAACCTGAATATACTTTATTGGCCTTTGATGCACCAGCGCATGGGCAGAGTGAAGGCAAGCATTTTACTGTTCCCGATCATGCATCGCTTATAAATAAGTTATTGAATGAATATGGTTCTGTTCATGCGATAGTATCCCATTCTATTGGAAGTTTTTCTTTTTTTTATGCCCAAGCGAAACACCAATTACCAACTATCAATAAGGTTATTGCTTTGTCAACTCCCGGTAGTGCTACTGAATTTATTGGGTTTTATAAAAAATCATTGAAATTGAAACCTGCTACAGTAAAAAGCATAACTGAGGAATTTCAAAATGTTGCTGAGGAGGATCTAGAAAAGGTTAGTCTTCCTTATTTGGCAAAGAGTTTATCCATTCCTGGTCTTATTGTACATGACCAAAAAGACGCATTAACTGATTTTAGTAATGCCCGTCTTCTTCATCAACACTGGCCACAAGCTGAGCTCATGACCACTACTGGATTGGGTCACCGATTACGTTCTCTTGATGTGGTTAATGCAGTGGGTGAATTTATTGATTAG
- a CDS encoding MFS transporter, whose amino-acid sequence MQKEKLLLWTLAAINFTHIVDFMILMPLGPQLMRIFEISPQEFGLLVSSYTFSAGVSSFFGAFILDKYDRRSILMWVFLGFLVGTLACALSPNYPFLLFSRILSGLFGGLTSALIFAIIGDAIPDSRRGRAMGLVMAAFSVASVVGVPFSLFIASISNWHAPFFFLAFLALVILFLIYRFVPSIKVPKIEGKAKPSPQQVIRRVTSNSNQMRAIFLTILMMLGQFMIIPFLSPFMVANVGFSELQLTYIYMAGGFFTVFTSPWVGRLTDKYGKVKIFTIFMSLNVVPIAIITHLGPTPILLALAVSTLLFVTSNGRMVPAAALITGTAKSENRGSFLSFNSAVQQLSAGLASFFGGMILVENTDGKLLNFEYIGYIAIIISLLCIPLIRRIRVVDASSSK is encoded by the coding sequence ATGCAAAAGGAGAAATTATTGCTTTGGACATTAGCGGCCATCAATTTTACGCATATCGTAGATTTTATGATTTTGATGCCACTAGGTCCTCAACTGATGCGTATTTTTGAAATTTCACCTCAGGAATTTGGGCTCTTGGTGTCTTCCTATACTTTTAGCGCAGGTGTTAGTAGTTTTTTTGGCGCTTTTATTTTGGATAAATACGATCGAAGGAGCATTTTAATGTGGGTTTTTCTTGGCTTTCTAGTAGGGACCTTGGCTTGTGCTTTATCACCAAATTATCCTTTTTTATTGTTTTCAAGAATCTTATCTGGGCTTTTTGGTGGTTTGACTTCGGCCTTGATCTTTGCAATTATTGGTGATGCCATACCGGATAGTAGAAGAGGTCGGGCAATGGGTTTGGTAATGGCAGCCTTTTCTGTAGCCTCTGTGGTAGGTGTGCCATTCAGTCTTTTTATAGCCAGTATTTCCAATTGGCATGCTCCTTTTTTCTTTCTTGCTTTTCTGGCATTGGTGATTTTATTCTTGATTTATAGATTTGTACCTTCCATAAAGGTTCCGAAAATTGAAGGAAAAGCCAAGCCCAGTCCACAACAAGTGATTAGACGGGTTACCAGCAATTCAAATCAGATGAGGGCCATCTTCCTAACAATACTCATGATGCTTGGGCAGTTTATGATTATCCCATTTTTAAGCCCATTCATGGTGGCCAATGTTGGTTTTTCTGAACTTCAACTGACTTATATCTATATGGCAGGAGGGTTTTTCACTGTTTTTACATCACCCTGGGTCGGCCGGCTTACAGATAAATATGGCAAGGTTAAAATTTTTACCATATTTATGAGCTTAAATGTAGTTCCAATTGCTATAATAACCCATTTGGGGCCTACTCCTATTTTGTTGGCATTGGCGGTATCAACCCTCTTGTTTGTCACCTCAAATGGACGGATGGTGCCTGCTGCTGCCTTGATTACCGGCACAGCTAAGTCCGAAAATCGGGGTAGTTTCCTAAGTTTTAATTCTGCAGTGCAACAATTAAGCGCTGGGCTTGCATCCTTTTTTGGAGGGATGATACTGGTTGAAAACACGGATGGAAAACTACTAAACTTTGAGTACATAGGGTATATTGCCATAATAATTAGCTTATTATGTATTCCGCTTATAAGGAGAATTAGGGTGGTTGATGCTTCATCTTCTAAATAA
- a CDS encoding DEAD/DEAH box helicase: protein MTFEKLELISPILKALQERNYKEPTAIQEQAIPKILAKRDILGSAQTGTGKTAAFALPIIQLLHTEKNNDKGRLAIKSLIVTPTRELAIQIDENLEFYGKYTKLKHAVIFGGVKQGAQVNEIRRGVDILVATPGRLLDLINQGFIKLDHIKIFVLDEADRMLDMGFINDIKKLLKLLPKKRQSLFFSATMPDNIVSLADNILTDPVKIEVNPVSSAADTVKQKVYYTNKDAKKDLLFHILENKDIDQVLLFSRTKHGADKITRNLKSKNINAAAIHGNKAQNHRQKVLSQFKEGTIRVLVATDIAARGIDIDKLQYVINYDVPEDPETYVHRIGRSGRAGESGTAISLCEPEENGYVRLIERLINQKITEVDNNPFPQTEKPMSALERKEFNKEKQRKKQAFFKNRKKSR from the coding sequence ATGACATTCGAAAAATTAGAACTTATATCCCCTATCCTGAAAGCACTTCAGGAAAGAAACTACAAGGAACCCACTGCCATACAAGAGCAGGCAATTCCAAAAATCCTCGCAAAAAGAGATATTTTAGGAAGTGCACAAACAGGTACTGGTAAAACAGCAGCCTTTGCTCTTCCTATCATCCAACTGCTCCACACGGAAAAAAACAATGACAAAGGAAGATTGGCCATCAAGTCACTCATCGTCACTCCAACAAGAGAATTGGCCATTCAGATTGATGAAAATCTTGAATTTTACGGAAAATACACAAAATTAAAGCATGCTGTTATTTTTGGCGGTGTGAAACAAGGCGCTCAAGTCAATGAAATCAGAAGGGGTGTTGATATTTTAGTAGCTACTCCCGGCAGATTACTTGACCTTATTAACCAAGGTTTTATAAAACTGGATCACATCAAGATATTTGTTCTTGATGAAGCGGACCGCATGCTGGACATGGGCTTTATCAATGACATCAAAAAACTTTTGAAGTTATTGCCAAAGAAAAGACAATCCTTGTTTTTTTCCGCAACCATGCCGGACAATATCGTTTCATTGGCTGACAATATCCTTACAGATCCTGTCAAAATTGAAGTAAACCCTGTTTCTTCTGCCGCTGATACAGTAAAACAGAAAGTCTATTATACCAATAAGGACGCTAAAAAGGACTTGCTTTTCCATATATTGGAAAACAAGGATATCGATCAAGTATTGCTTTTCTCCCGAACCAAACATGGTGCGGACAAGATCACGCGAAACTTAAAAAGCAAAAACATCAATGCCGCAGCCATACATGGTAATAAAGCGCAAAATCATCGACAAAAAGTCTTGAGTCAATTCAAGGAAGGCACCATTCGTGTACTTGTTGCTACTGATATTGCGGCCCGAGGTATAGACATCGACAAGCTACAGTACGTGATCAATTATGATGTGCCCGAAGATCCTGAGACCTATGTTCACCGAATCGGTAGATCAGGAAGAGCTGGAGAATCTGGAACTGCCATCTCTCTTTGCGAACCAGAAGAAAACGGGTATGTTCGCTTGATAGAAAGACTTATCAACCAAAAAATCACTGAGGTAGACAACAATCCTTTTCCTCAAACTGAGAAGCCAATGTCAGCATTGGAACGAAAAGAATTTAACAAGGAGAAACAGCGTAAAAAGCAGGCATTTTTCAAAAATAGAAAAAAGTCTAGATAA
- a CDS encoding ABC transporter ATP-binding protein has protein sequence MIELSLKKSLSGAEGKIALAISCQIQPGELVGLYGPSGAGKSSVLRMIAGLMRPDEGELRVGEETWISTEKKLFLRPEKRNIGMIFQEYSIFPNMTVYENLVFALDKGQDKGFVDELLVSIGMEKMAGQFPMKLSGGQKQRVALARAMVRKPKILLLDEPLSALDMEMRRSLQEYIVKFHHEYGLTTLLVSHDASEITRMAQRVLVLENGQFSFDGKPEAFFKT, from the coding sequence ATGATTGAGCTATCGCTTAAAAAATCCCTTTCCGGGGCAGAAGGAAAAATAGCACTAGCTATATCCTGCCAAATCCAGCCTGGTGAATTGGTTGGCTTGTATGGGCCTTCTGGTGCTGGTAAGTCTAGTGTGTTGCGAATGATTGCAGGCTTGATGCGTCCTGATGAAGGGGAATTAAGGGTTGGAGAGGAAACTTGGATATCTACTGAAAAGAAGCTGTTTTTGAGACCTGAAAAGCGAAACATAGGCATGATCTTTCAGGAGTATTCTATTTTTCCCAACATGACGGTTTACGAAAACCTTGTTTTCGCTTTGGATAAAGGTCAGGACAAGGGTTTTGTGGATGAATTATTGGTCAGTATAGGCATGGAAAAGATGGCAGGGCAATTCCCCATGAAACTTTCAGGTGGCCAAAAGCAGCGTGTAGCCCTTGCTAGGGCAATGGTAAGGAAGCCTAAAATTCTACTTTTGGATGAACCGCTATCAGCATTGGATATGGAGATGAGGAGAAGCCTGCAAGAATACATTGTTAAATTTCACCATGAATATGGGTTGACCACTTTATTGGTGAGTCACGATGCTTCTGAAATTACCCGTATGGCTCAGAGGGTATTGGTTTTGGAAAATGGACAATTTAGCTTTGATGGTAAGCCAGAGGCATTTTTTAAGACTTGA
- the modB gene encoding molybdate ABC transporter permease subunit, producing the protein MDFAPFILTLKLATLTTFLLFLVGIPLAYWLAYSKYRIKYVVEALVSMPLVLPPTVLGFYLLLAFSPENQIGKFLDQYFDLRLVFTFHGLVLASVIYSLPFMVQPLRSGFSGIPNAWLDAAKTMGKSSWATLFRILLPNMKNALITAGVLTFAHTIGEFGVVLMVGGNIPEETRVISVAIYNEVEGMNYAMANQYSLLLIAFSFTVLLLTYLINHRKNSMLSYD; encoded by the coding sequence ATGGATTTTGCACCCTTTATATTGACCCTAAAGCTGGCGACTTTGACTACTTTCCTCCTTTTCTTGGTAGGAATACCACTTGCTTACTGGCTTGCCTATAGCAAATATCGCATTAAATATGTGGTGGAGGCCTTGGTAAGCATGCCATTGGTATTGCCTCCCACCGTGTTGGGTTTTTATCTTTTGTTGGCATTTAGTCCCGAAAACCAAATTGGTAAATTTCTCGACCAGTATTTTGATCTTCGCTTGGTATTTACCTTTCATGGTCTGGTGTTGGCCTCGGTGATTTACAGCCTTCCTTTTATGGTTCAACCTTTGCGGTCGGGCTTTTCAGGAATACCTAATGCCTGGCTGGATGCAGCTAAGACCATGGGTAAAAGTTCTTGGGCTACGCTATTCCGGATTTTATTACCCAATATGAAGAATGCCTTGATCACTGCTGGGGTGCTCACTTTTGCCCACACTATTGGAGAATTTGGAGTTGTATTGATGGTGGGAGGAAATATCCCTGAGGAAACCAGAGTGATCTCTGTTGCCATTTACAATGAGGTGGAGGGAATGAATTATGCCATGGCCAATCAATACAGTTTACTCTTGATCGCCTTTTCTTTCACCGTCTTATTGCTCACCTATTTGATCAATCATCGCAAAAACAGCATGCTCTCTTATGATTGA
- the modA gene encoding molybdate ABC transporter substrate-binding protein → MKSVCLLLASFVLCFLPGIYPVNAQRAIRVAAASDLKFALDEIIEVYTEATGKEIVPIYGSSGKLFEQLSNKAPFHLFMSADVAYPKMLIAKRMNGSDLHVYGEGRLVLWSRKMDCNASTMEGLGSLNVKKIAIANPDHAPYGMRAKESLQFYGHYDAVKSKLVMGENISQTAQFLSTGAADIGIVALSLALSPSMKKYGKRYFLLPENSHEPLLQGAMITEFGKGNADATSFFEFLKSESAAKIFKAYGFTQKVK, encoded by the coding sequence ATGAAAAGTGTTTGCCTTCTTCTTGCTTCCTTTGTCCTGTGTTTTTTACCTGGTATTTACCCTGTAAATGCGCAGAGAGCTATAAGAGTAGCAGCGGCCTCTGACTTGAAATTTGCCTTGGATGAAATCATTGAGGTTTACACTGAGGCTACGGGAAAAGAAATAGTGCCCATATATGGGTCTTCGGGTAAACTCTTCGAGCAGCTTTCCAACAAGGCTCCTTTTCACCTTTTTATGTCTGCTGATGTTGCCTATCCCAAAATGCTTATCGCTAAAAGAATGAACGGATCTGATCTCCATGTTTATGGAGAAGGCAGGTTGGTGCTATGGAGCAGAAAAATGGACTGTAATGCGTCAACTATGGAAGGTCTTGGGAGTTTAAATGTTAAAAAAATAGCCATTGCCAATCCGGATCATGCACCTTACGGAATGCGTGCAAAAGAGAGCCTTCAGTTTTATGGTCATTATGATGCGGTCAAGTCTAAATTGGTGATGGGCGAAAACATTTCTCAAACGGCTCAATTCTTATCTACTGGAGCAGCGGATATTGGCATTGTTGCTTTGTCATTGGCCCTTTCACCAAGCATGAAAAAGTATGGTAAAAGGTATTTTCTTTTACCTGAAAACAGCCATGAGCCCCTGCTTCAGGGAGCAATGATTACCGAATTTGGTAAAGGAAATGCCGATGCCACTTCCTTTTTTGAGTTCTTGAAGTCTGAAAGTGCAGCAAAAATATTTAAGGCTTATGGCTTTACCCAAAAAGTGAAATGA